A single Apodemus sylvaticus chromosome 20, mApoSyl1.1, whole genome shotgun sequence DNA region contains:
- the LOC127670405 gene encoding olfactory receptor 10H1 — protein MAVMLGLNYTFVSEFILIGFSTFPHLQLMFFLLFLLMYLFTLLGNLLIMATIWSEHSLHTPMYLFLCALSISEIFYTFAIIPRMLADLLSALHSIAFLACASQMFFSFTFGFTHSFLLTVMGYDRYVAICHPLRYNVLMSPRGCACLVAWSWVGGSFMGTAVTTAIFNLTFCGPNEIHHFACHVPPLLKLACGENVLEVAKGIGMVCITALLGCFLLILLSYAFIVATILKIPSAEGRHKAFSTCASHLTVVVVHYGFASVIYLKPKGPKSLEGDTLMGITYTVLTPFLSPIIFSLRNKELKNAMKKVFLSKLYPEKI, from the coding sequence ATGGCTGTCATGCTGGGGTTAAATTACACCTTCGTGTCAGAGTTCATCCTCATTGGCTTCTCCACCTTCCCTCATCTTCAGCTGATGTTCTTCCTGCTGTTCCTGCTCATGTACCTCTTCACGCTGCTAGGCAACCTGCTCATCATGGCCACCATCTGGAGCGAGCACAgtctccacacacccatgtacctCTTCCTGTGTGCCCTCTCCATCTCCGAGATCTTCTACACCTTCGCCATCATCCCACGCATGCTGGCTGACCTGCTCTCCGCTCTCCACTCCATCGCCTTTCTGGCCTGCGCCAGCCAGATGTTCTTCTCCTTCACCTTTGGCTTCACCCACTCCTTTCTGCTCACCGTCATGggctatgaccgctatgtggccatctgtcacCCACTGAGATACAACGTGCTCATGAGCCCCCGAGGCTGTGCCTGCCTGGTTGCCTGGTCCTGGGTTGGTGGGTCATTCATGGGGACAGCGGTGACAACAGCCATTTTCAATCTCACATTCTGTGGACCCAATGAGATCCACCATTTTGCTTGCCATGTTCCACCTCTGTTGAAGCTGGCATGTGGAGAGAATGTACTGGAGGTGGCAAAGGGTATAGGGATGGTGTGCATCACAGCCCTCCTGGGAtgcttcctcctcatcctcctctcttACGCCTTCATTGTGGCTACCATCTTGAAGATACCATCAGCTGAGGGTCGGCACAAGGCTTTCTCTACGTGTGCGTCCCACCTCACCGTGGTGGTTGTACATTATGGTTTTGCCTCTGTCATCTACCTCAAGCCCAAGGGTCCCAAGTCTCTGGAAGGGGATACTCTGATGGGTATCACCTATACAGTCCTCACCCCTTTCCTTAGTCCCATCATCTTCAGCCTCAGGAACAAGGAGCTAAAGAATGCTATGAAGAAGGTCTTTCTAAGCAAACTCTATCCAGAGAAAATTTAA